The Streptococcus parasanguinis genomic sequence GTCGAGATCAAGCAGGATAATATGTTACAGCTTCAGCTGAACGACCAGATCGGCATGACCTATGACAACCTGATCAAACTCTCCTTACGTCATCGGCCGGACCTTCTCATCATTGGGGAAATTCGAGATAAGGAAACAGCTCGTGCAGTCGTACGAGCTAGTTTGACAGGGGTCACAGTCTTCTCTACTATTCATGCCAAGAGCGTTCGAGGTGTTTATGAGAGGCTCTTAGAGCTTGGAGTGAGTGAGGAAGAGCTCAAGATTGTTTTACAAGGTATTTGCTACCAACGATTAATTGCAGGAGGAGGTGTTGTCGATTTTGCGACGGAAAACTACCAAGAACACTCAGCCAGCCGCTGGAACCAACAAATGGATCTCTTGGCTCAATCGGGATATATCCAGCTGGCTCAGGCACAAGCCGAAAAAATTATCTACAACTAAACAAAAGCAAATCATTGAATTGTTTTTGAATCTTTATTCGAGTGGTTTTCATCTGTCTGAGATTGTTGATTTTTTGGATCGTTCCCACCTAGTAGAGAGTCATTTGGTCTCCCAGATGCGAGCAGATCTCTCTCGGGGTCGGAGTTTTTCAGAGATGATGGCGGGGATCGGTTTTTCAGATGCGGTCACGACGCAGCTGTCTCTCGCTGAGCTCCATGGAAATCTTGCATTGAGCTTGGAGAAAATCAGTGCTTACCTAGAAAATATGCGCAAGGTCAAGAAAAAGTTGATCGAAGTTAGCACTTATCCTCTTATCTTACTTGGGTTTTTAATTTTGATTATGCTAGGCCTGCGCAATTATTTGCTCCCTCAAATGGATGCACAAAATATTGGTACGCAATTGATCAGTTCCTTTCCCCAACTCTTTTTGGCGCTCGTAGCGGGGATAGTGGTTCTCTTCTTATTCAGCTTTCTCTATTATCGAAAATCTAGCAAGATCAAAGTTTTTAGAAGCTTGTCCCATCTTCCTTTCGGGAAAGGCATGATTCAAGCTTATTTGACAGCCTATTATGCCAGAGAATGGGGCAATCTGATTGGGCAAGGATTGGAGCTGTCTCAGATTTTTACCATGATGCAGGAGCAAAAATCCCAGCTTTTCCAAGAGATTGGAAGAGACTTAGTTCTTTCTTTAGACCGCGGTCAATCCTTTTCAGAGACGGTCGGGGGATATTCTTTTTTCAAAAAAGAATTGCCGCTTATGATTGAATATGGTGAGGTCAAATCAAAGCTTGGAAGTGAGCTAGAGATCTACGCTGAAAAAACATGGGAAGACTTCTTTCGTCGGGTCCACAAGGCCATGAATGTGATACAACCCTTGGTCTTTGTCTTTGTAGCTCTTGTGATTGTCTTACTTTACGCAGCCATGTTGCTGCCGATTTATCAAAATATGGAGGTTCATTTATGAAAAAATTAAAAACATATAAGGTAAAAGCTTTTACGCTGATTGAAATGTTGGTGGTCTTATTGATCATCAGTGTGCTCTTATTGCTCTTTGTGCCGAATTTGACCAAGCAAAAAGACTCTGTGAAAGAGACAGGCAATGCAGCCGTTGTCAAGGTGGTCGAAAGTCAGGCTGAATTGTACGAGCTCAATCATACCAATGACCAAGCCACTCTATCAAAGCTAATTGCTGATGGAAATATTACCAACAAACAAGCAGAATCTTATCGTGCCTATTATGCGAAAAATAGTGGAGAAACTCGTGCGGTTGCAGATTAAGGCCTTCACCTTGGTGGAGACCCTTTTGACCTTGATGATCGTCAGTTTTATCTATCTGGGCTTATCGGGATCGATCAGGACGAGCTTTCAGCAGGTGGAAGAAAAAGTATTTTTTGCAGAGTTTGAACACCTCTATCAAGAAAGTCAGAAGATAGCACTGGCAAGGCAAACGGAATTGGATGTTGAAGTGACTGCAAGGAAGATTCAAACGCCCTACCAGACAGTGGAGATTCCTGATTCTGTCATTTTGCAAGATCCTAAAACCATTCGTTTAGACCGTGCAGGTGGCAATTCATCCCTGGCCAATGTTCACTTTCAGACACAGAGAGGAGTGGTGACCTATCAACTGTCGCTTGGAAATGGGAAAATTAAAAAAAGCATCCGTTCCCGCTAGTATTCTCATAGAATCTTTGGTAGCCTTGGGTTTATTTGCCATGATTACGACCTTATTGTTAGGGGAGATCCGGCGTTCGCGTAGGGAGCGACTAGCGGATTTCAAAGAGGTAGAGGTCTTATCTGTCGCTCAAATGGCACTTCAGACAGGGCAAAATCATCTGGAGGCCAATGGTATTCAAGTTCAAGTCGAAAAAGATGCCGATCAACTCACGGTCTATCATCAAGGAAAGGTGGTACTGCATGTGGAATAAAGGTAAGGTCAAGGCCTTTACCCTGCTCGAAGCCTTGGTCGCTCTCTTGGTCCTTAGTGGGGGTGTGTTGGTCTTTCAAGGCTTGACTAAGCTCCTGCATGCTGAATTGGACTACCAAGCACACCAAAAGCAGGAGGAATGGATACTTTTTCAGCAACAATTGCAGGTGGAATTGGACCGGAGTCATTTTGAAAAAGTAGCGGACAATCATATCTACTTGGTTCAGGATCAAAAACCAATTGCTATTGGCCAATCTAAAGGAGATGATATCCGAAAAACAGATGATAAGGGCAGAGGCTATCAGCCTATGATTTCAGGGGTTCGCTCTAGCCAAATTTGGCAGGAGGGAGAGCTCCTTCATCTGCGGTTGAATTTTGAAGAAGGTCTAGAAAGGGAGTATGTCTACCATGTGGTACCAGCGATACAAAATGAAAAAAGTTAAGGCTGGTGTCTTGCTTTACGCTCTCTTGATGGCAGCGATTTTTAGTCTCTTGCTTCAGTTTTACCTGCATCGTCAGGTTGCGGAAAGACGGATCTTAAAGACGAGTCAAGATCGTCTACGGGCCTATGCTTTGGTGCAATTGGCTCTTGAAAAGAGAAAGAGTGATGAGAAGACATCAGAGATTCATTTAAAGTCTGGAGTTGTTCAGCTACAGCAGGACACTGGTTTTCTTCATGCTCAGGCTAAGATGAATGGCGAAAGCTATGAGTTTGTCCTTCCTGTAAGGGAAGAAAAGGAAAACAAGAAGAGTCAAAAAGAAAAGAAGACACAGAAAGATAAGGAGAAGGCAGAGACCGAAACGCCTTCTGAAGAGACGCCAAACGAGACCAAGGAACCATCAGAAAATAGCGAAAAAGACTAATTTTTGGTATGATAGGGTGCGGAGGAAATCATGAATTTCGAAAAAATTGAACAAGCCTATACCTATCTATTAGAAAACACTCAAAGTATTCAAAATGAATTGTCGACCAACTTTTATGACGCCTTGATTGAACAAAATGCCATGTATTTGGATGGCAAGACAGATCTAGACATTGTTAAAAACAATAGCAAAAAATTAAAAGAACTAGGTTTGAGTAAGGAAGAATGGCGCAGAGCCTACCAATTCCTTTTTATGAAAGCTGCTCAGACAGAGCCTTTACAAGCGAATCACCAGTTCACACCAGATGCGATTGGTTTTATCATTACATTTTTGATCGATCAGTTGGCTAAAAGCGACCAACTGGATGTCTTAGAAGTGGGAAGTGGAACCGGAAATCTCGCTGAGACTATTGTCAACAATAGCCGTCTCACGATTGATTACTTAGGATTGGAAGTAGATGATCTCTTGATTGATCTATCTGCTAGTATCGCAGATGTGATGGAGTCCAGTGTTGTCTTTGCACAAGGCGATGCGGTTCGCCCACAAGTTTTGAAAGAAAGTGACTTGATCGTCAGTGATCTTCCAATTGGTTATTATCCAGATGATGCGATTGCACAGCGCTATCAGGTAGCGAGCTCCGAAGGCCATACCTATGCTCATCACCTTATGATGGAACAGGCTCTGAAATACCTGAAACCTCAAGGAGTAGCCATCTTTTTAGCTCCAAACAACCTCTTGACGAGCTCTCAGAGTGATCTGTTGAAAGCTTGGCTAACAGACAAGGCTCAACTCCTTGCCATGCTGACCTTGCCAGAATCTCTTTTTTCAAATCCGGCATATGCTAAGACGATTTTCGTCCTACGGAAACAAGAAGAAGAGTCTGTTCAGCCCTTTGTCTATCCGTTTACCGATCTCCAGGATCAAGACCAGGTGGTTCACTTTATGGAAAGTTTCCAAAACTGGTTAAAGGATAGTGAAATTTGATCAAAGATCTGATATAATAGAGGAAGTGAAAACGCTTAATGAGGTGAATATATGTCGAAAACAATTTCTATTAATGCAGGAAGCTCTAGTTTGAAATGGCAATTGTACCAAATGCCAGAGGAAACTGTTCTTGCAAAAGGGTTGATTGAACGGATCGGTTTGAAGGATTCTATTTCAACCGTTAAATTTGATGGACGCTCTGAAAAACAAGTATTAGATATCCAGGACCATACACAAGCTGTAAAAATTTTGTTGGATGATTTGATTCGCTTTGATATTATCAAATCCTACGATGAGATTACAGGTGTGGGCCACCGCGTCGTCGCTGGTGGAGAATACTTCAAGGATTCTGCTTTGGTAGATGACGAAGTCCTTCGAAAAGTAGAAGAATTGTCTTTGTTAGCACCTCTTCATAATCCTGCAAATGCAGCTGGAATTCGTGCCTTTAGAGAGATTTGTCCAAATATTACCAGTGTTGTGGTATTTGATACTTCTTTCCATACAACCATGCCGGAAAAAGCTTATCGTTACCCTCTTCCAACTAAATATTACACAGAAAATAAGGTTCGTAAATATGGCGCTCATGGAACCAGTCATCAGTATGTAGCTGGTGAAGCTGCTAAACTTCTTGGAAAACCATTAGAAGAATTGAAATTGATCACCTGCCACGTTGGAAATGGTGTATCTGTTACAGCGGTTGACAAGGGAATCTCTGTCGATACCTCAATGGGCTTCACCCCTCTAGGTGGTGTCATGATGGGAACCCGTACAGGGGATCTTGATCCAGCGATTATTCCTTACTTGATGGAACATACAGAGGATTTCAGTAAGCCTGAAGATATTAGCCGCATCCTCAATCGTGAATCAGGTCTTCTGGGTGTTTCTGAATCTTCTAGCGACATGCGGGATATCCATACAGCGATGCACAATGGAGACGAAAAAGCTAAATTGGCTTACGATATCTTTATCGATCGTTTGCAAAAATACATCGGTCAATACTTGGCTGTTTTGAATGGTGCAGATGCCATCATCTTTACAGCAGGAATCGGTGAAAATGCAGTAAACGTTCGTTCTTCTATTATCAATGGAATCAGCTGGTTTGGCTGCAAGGTCGACCCTGAAAAGAACGTCTTTGGAGTTGTCGGAGATATTTCCACAGATGATTCCCGTGTGAAGGTATTGGTGATTCCAACTGATGAAGAGTTGGTGATTGCGCGTGACGTTGAACGTTTCAAAAATCAGTAAACTGAAATAAAGAGAGAAGGCTGAAGGCGAAAGTCCCAGTCTTCTTATTTTATACAAGAAAGAGGTTGTCCATTGAAAAATATACAGTCTTTTGTTCGAAAGCACCCATTATGTAAGAATGCCCTCTGGCTCCTTCTTTTTGTGCCCTTATTCTTCCTCTCACAATTTCCCCTCATCACTATGGTTTATTCCCTTCAAGAAGGAATGGATGCAAGGTGGATCACTATCCTCACTCTCATGGTGACAGTGGCAGTGCTCTTTGTTTTTTATAAGGTCATCAAGATGAGCCCTCTGGAGAACTTAGATGTTCGGGTCATTACCTGGCCGGCTTTGGGGAGAAATTTTCTTTTTCTTCTCTTGTTGATGGCTAATAATCTGCTCGCCTATCCCTTGTTGAAACAAGAGGCAGGTGGTACAACAGCAAACCAAGCGGCTCTGAATGAGCTGCAATCTCATGCTCCTTTTCTTGCTATGGGAATGGTCGTGATCCTTGTCGCTCCGATTCTAGAAGAGCTACTTTGTCGGGCCATTATCCCTCGTTTGATCTTTCGAGGAGCAGAACCGATCGGTTACTTAGCCGGTGCTCTCTTTTTTACTTATTTGCATGGACCGAGCGCCTTGGGGGAATGGGTAGCCTACGGAGGTATGTCTTTGATCTTAACTTGGGTGGCTTATCGCTACCAGCGGATCGAGTACAGTATTTGCCTCCATATGACCTTGAATGCGCTAGCTTATTATTATCCTGCTGTATTCCTCCTTTGTTTATTGCCGGTATCGAGAGTTTTCTTCCATGATAAATTATGATAAAATGGTAGGTACCAATGAGTTTTGATGCAGAACCATCCTACAGAAGGTCAGATAAAATCAGAAATCCGTATGGAGAGTAGACTCAGGGGTTTAGAACACTTATTCTAGCCTCTTTTGTTCGCAAGCATGCTGTAGGAAGGGAATCGAAGGAGAACGAAAATGATTGATAATAAATGGCTGAGTGGCCAAGGGACCCTTCTTTGTGGGATCTTAAATGTCACTCCGGATTCATTTTCTGATGGCGGTAAGTATACGAGTGTGGATGCAGCCGTGCAGCAGGCGAGAAAACTGATCCAAGAAGGAGCTCAGATCCTCGATATCGGGGGAGAATCAACCAGACCAGGTAGTCATTATGTAGAGATCCAAGAAGAGATTGACCGCGTGGTTCCAGTGATTAAAGCCATTCGGAAAGAAAGTGATGTCTTGATTTCAGTGGATACCTGGAAGTCCCAGGTGGCGGCGGCGGCGCTCGAAGCTGGGGCTGATATTGTCAACGATATTACGGGTTTTCTTGGAGATCCTAAGATGGCTGCTGTCGTCGCGGAGCATGAAACGAGCGCAGTTCTCATGTTTAATCCAGTGATGGCAAGACCGCATCATCCAAGTTCCACTATCTTTCCAAGTTTTGGTTTCGAACCAGTCTTTTCAGAGCAAGAGCTTCAACAGATGGCTCAAGAACCGATTCAAGACGTGATGTGGACCTTCTTTGACCGCTCGCTTGCGGTAGCGAAAGCAGCTGGTGTCCAGACGGATCGTATTATGTTGGATCCTGGGATCGGTTTTGGTTTGACCAAGCGAGAGAACTTACTCTTATTACAAGAACTTGGGACGATTCACCAAAAGGGGTATCCGATCTTTCTAGGGGTCTCCCGCAAACGCTTTGTGGTCAACATTATTGAGGAGGCTGGATTTGAGACAGATCCTGCAACGGAGACTGGTTTTTGGAATCGGGACCTGGCTTCGAGCCATTTGACGAGTATTGCAGCCAGTCAAGGAGTCGAAGTGGTGCGGGTGCATGATATTCCCCTTCACAAGATGGCAGCCAGTCTGGGGCAAGCCATTTTCCAAGCCCAAGAGGCAGCAGATACCAATTTAAAACAATACAAGTAAATGAAGACAAAAGAACATCAGTTGGATCTTCGTTGGCTAGAAGCCTATCGTTCACAAGATCCACATTTCGGCTTGGAGCGCATGGAAGCTCTCTTGGCTTTGAGAGGAAATCCTCACCTAGACTGTCGGGTCATTCATGTTGCGGGGACCAATGGCAAAGGCTCTGCCATTGCTACCTTGTCCCAACTCTTGAGGCAGGCAGGTTTACGAGTTGGAGTCTTTACCTCTCCTTATCTGATCCATTACAATGACCAAATCACCATTAATGGCGAAGCCATTTCGGATCGAGACCTGCAAACCTACCTGGATCGTTACCAGCAGCTCCTGCAAGCTGAACAATCAAGGGCTATCTTTCAAGGCTTGACGGAATTTGAAGTGATGACGGCCATCGCCTATGATTATTTTGATCACGAGGAGCTGGATTATGTGATCATGGAAGTCGGTATGGGGGGACGACTAGACAGTACCAATGTCTGTCAGCCTGTTCTGACTGCGATCACTTCGATTGGCTTGGATCATGTCGCCCTTCTTGGGCCAGATCTGGCTTCCATCGCCCGTGAAAAGGCAGGCATCATTAAGCCAGGAATTCCTCTGGTTCTAGGGAAATTAGAAGCAGAAGCCAGCCAAGTCATTGAAGGTATTGCGATTCAGAAGCAGGCACCGATAACAGCCTATGACAGAGATTACCAAGTTGAGCTAGAAGCCTCTTGTCTATCAGGCCAATCATTTTCTTATCACAGTTCTAAAAGAGAAAAAGCCTCTTATCAAGTAGCGCTCTTAGGTCATCACCAGGCCAGAAATGCAGCTCTCGCGATTAGTATCTGTGATATACTTTTTGAAAGAGCAGGGCGTGAACTCTTGTCAAGAGAGTTAGTGGATGAGGCCTTGCATCAAGTCGTCTGGCCTGGCCGGATGGAAGTGGTCTCACAAAATCCCATGATCTTGCTAGATGGGGCCCATAACCCCCACGCCGTTGCGCCTTTAATCGCAAGTCTTCGGGAACTTTTCCCAAGTCAAAAAAAGACCATTCTTTTTACCTGCATCCGGACCAAAGCTTTAGAAGAGATGCTCATTCAGTGGCAGGAACTGGAAAATAGTCGCTTGATCCTCACAACCTTTGAAGATCCAAGAGCCTATTCTCAAGAAGAGATAAGAGCTGCTGCGAAAAAGCATCAGCTTGAGGAAGTCAACTGGCAAGAGTTTCTACAAAACTGGCAAGCAAAAGGCGATGAGCTCCTCATTGTAACGGGGTCGCTCTACTTCCTTAGCAAGGTACGACCTTATTTATTAAAAACAGAAAAATCCAACTAGGAGATGATATGGATACAAAGAAAATTGAAGAAGCAGTGAAAATGATCATCGAGGCAGTCGGTGAAGATGAGAACCGTGAGGGACTTCAGGAAACGCCGACCCGCATTGCCAAGATGTACCAAGAAATCTTTGCAGGACTAGGGCAGACAGCAGAAGAGCACCTGTCTAAATCATTTGAAATCATTGATAACAATATGGTGGTCGAGAAGGATATCTTCTTCCATTCCATGTGTGAGCATCACTTTTTACCATTTTATGGAAAAGTGCACATTGCCTACATTCCAAATGGCCGTGTGGCTGGGCTTTCCAAACTGGCTCGTACGGTTGAAGTTTATGCTAAAAAGCCACAGATTCAGGAACGTTTGACGGTAGAAATCGCAGATGCCTTGATGGAATATCTTGGAGCACAAGGAGCCCTTGTCTGGGTAGAAGCAGAGCATATGTGTATGAACATGCGTGGTGTCCGTAAACCTGGGACCGCTACAGTGACAACTGCTGCGCGTGGACTGCTTGCGACAGATAAAGACTTAAAAAATGAAGCCTATAAACTCATGGGCCACTAATGGCTGGCTATAAGAGGTGAACAGAGTGGATCAATTACGGATCAAGGACTTAGAGGTATACGCCTATCACGGTGTTTTTCCAGCAGAAAAAGAATTAGGACAACGCTTTGTCCTAGACCTATGGATAGATTATGAGATGACTCGCGCTGCCCGCACAGGTGATTTGGAAGCTTCGATCCATTACGGGATCTTGGCGGAACAGTTGACCGAGTGGATGCAGGTAGAAAAGATCGATCTGATTGAAACGGTGGCCTTTCAGTTGGTGCAAAAGATTTTTGAAAGCTATGCCTTTGTAGAAAAAGTTCGTCTGGAGTTGAAAAAGCCCTGGGCTCCTGTTCCCTTGCCATTAGAGACTTGTTCGGTGACAATCGAACGGGAGAAAAAACGGGCCTTTATTGGGCTTGGCACCAATATGGGAGATAAACAACTGCAACTAGAGACGGCGCTAGAAAAAATCAAGGATCGAGGCATTCGTCTTCTTCAGACATCCACAAGGATTGAAACAGAACCTTGGGGAGGGGTGGAGCAGGACACCTTTTTGAATCAGGTGGCAGAGGTTGAAACCTGGATGACCCCAGAGGATTTACTAGAGACCTTACTTGCCATTGAGCAGGAAATGGGGCGTGTCCGTGAGATCAAGTGGGGGCCACGTGTGATCGATCTAGATCTGCTCTATATGGAGGACACCATTTGTTACAGTCCAAACTTGATCTTGCCGCATCCTTATGTGGCAGAACGTGCCTTTGTCCTAGAGTCTTTGAATGAAATTGCTCCTCATTTTGTGGACCCTGTTCAAAGAAAGCCCATTCGCCAATTATGGGAGGCTGTCAAATAGTCTCTCTTCTTTGCATCATAATAAAAAACAATCCCTGTTCGAGGGATTGTTGAGAGCGTAGAGAAACGAATCTTTAATAAAATTTAATCAATTCTTTAAAAATTATACTCGTTATAGTTATTCAATCATATTCTGAAACTTTCAGCCGTGAGAAAAGTGCCTGAAACGACTCAGTTTCAGGCACTCGGAATTATTGAGAGTAAAACAGTTCGGGGAACTGTTTTAGCCTGAGCCTAAAAATTGAAAAGCGAAGGGGCTCAATAATTAGTCATGGAACTTCATAGAAGTTCGCTGACGTCCGTACTCACCTAAGGAAAGTTTTTTAAGAAGACTTTGTCTTCAATCTGAACAATTCCTAGAGCAGGGATTGTTTTTGTTTGTCTGAGTTTATTTACGATATAAGCGATCGTATTGGTAGACAGGATCCATGGTGACGTTGATACCGAGCTTGCGAAGGACGTTCTTGTCTTCGTCTGTCAGCATCACGGTTGAATGGGCTTCGCTGCCTTTCAACTTGCCTAATTCTTGCATAGCAAGCTTAGCGTCTTCATTGGTCATAGCTGTAATGGCTAGGGCAATGAGGATCTCGTTTGAGTGAAGACGAGGGTTACGGCTACCCAAATGATTGATCTTCAAGCCTTGGATAGGTTGGACGTATTCTGGCTCGATTAATTTGGTTTCTTTATCAATATGCGCCAATTTCTTGATCGCATTGATCAAGAGGGCTGCGGTTGGGCCAAAGAGATCAGAGGTTTTTCCGGTTACCATCTCGCCGTT encodes the following:
- the comGB gene encoding competence type IV pilus assembly protein ComGB, encoding MSWLNRDISSWLRHKPKKLSTTKQKQIIELFLNLYSSGFHLSEIVDFLDRSHLVESHLVSQMRADLSRGRSFSEMMAGIGFSDAVTTQLSLAELHGNLALSLEKISAYLENMRKVKKKLIEVSTYPLILLGFLILIMLGLRNYLLPQMDAQNIGTQLISSFPQLFLALVAGIVVLFLFSFLYYRKSSKIKVFRSLSHLPFGKGMIQAYLTAYYAREWGNLIGQGLELSQIFTMMQEQKSQLFQEIGRDLVLSLDRGQSFSETVGGYSFFKKELPLMIEYGEVKSKLGSELEIYAEKTWEDFFRRVHKAMNVIQPLVFVFVALVIVLLYAAMLLPIYQNMEVHL
- the comGC gene encoding competence type IV pilus major pilin ComGC: MKKLKTYKVKAFTLIEMLVVLLIISVLLLLFVPNLTKQKDSVKETGNAAVVKVVESQAELYELNHTNDQATLSKLIADGNITNKQAESYRAYYAKNSGETRAVAD
- the comGD gene encoding competence type IV pilus minor pilin ComGD, coding for MQIKAFTLVETLLTLMIVSFIYLGLSGSIRTSFQQVEEKVFFAEFEHLYQESQKIALARQTELDVEVTARKIQTPYQTVEIPDSVILQDPKTIRLDRAGGNSSLANVHFQTQRGVVTYQLSLGNGKIKKSIRSR
- the comGE gene encoding competence type IV pilus minor pilin ComGE; amino-acid sequence: MGKLKKASVPASILIESLVALGLFAMITTLLLGEIRRSRRERLADFKEVEVLSVAQMALQTGQNHLEANGIQVQVEKDADQLTVYHQGKVVLHVE
- the comGF gene encoding competence type IV pilus minor pilin ComGF encodes the protein MWNKGKVKAFTLLEALVALLVLSGGVLVFQGLTKLLHAELDYQAHQKQEEWILFQQQLQVELDRSHFEKVADNHIYLVQDQKPIAIGQSKGDDIRKTDDKGRGYQPMISGVRSSQIWQEGELLHLRLNFEEGLEREYVYHVVPAIQNEKS
- the comGG gene encoding competence type IV pilus minor pilin ComGG yields the protein MKKVKAGVLLYALLMAAIFSLLLQFYLHRQVAERRILKTSQDRLRAYALVQLALEKRKSDEKTSEIHLKSGVVQLQQDTGFLHAQAKMNGESYEFVLPVREEKENKKSQKEKKTQKDKEKAETETPSEETPNETKEPSENSEKD
- a CDS encoding class I SAM-dependent methyltransferase; translated protein: MNFEKIEQAYTYLLENTQSIQNELSTNFYDALIEQNAMYLDGKTDLDIVKNNSKKLKELGLSKEEWRRAYQFLFMKAAQTEPLQANHQFTPDAIGFIITFLIDQLAKSDQLDVLEVGSGTGNLAETIVNNSRLTIDYLGLEVDDLLIDLSASIADVMESSVVFAQGDAVRPQVLKESDLIVSDLPIGYYPDDAIAQRYQVASSEGHTYAHHLMMEQALKYLKPQGVAIFLAPNNLLTSSQSDLLKAWLTDKAQLLAMLTLPESLFSNPAYAKTIFVLRKQEEESVQPFVYPFTDLQDQDQVVHFMESFQNWLKDSEI
- a CDS encoding acetate kinase, which produces MSKTISINAGSSSLKWQLYQMPEETVLAKGLIERIGLKDSISTVKFDGRSEKQVLDIQDHTQAVKILLDDLIRFDIIKSYDEITGVGHRVVAGGEYFKDSALVDDEVLRKVEELSLLAPLHNPANAAGIRAFREICPNITSVVVFDTSFHTTMPEKAYRYPLPTKYYTENKVRKYGAHGTSHQYVAGEAAKLLGKPLEELKLITCHVGNGVSVTAVDKGISVDTSMGFTPLGGVMMGTRTGDLDPAIIPYLMEHTEDFSKPEDISRILNRESGLLGVSESSSDMRDIHTAMHNGDEKAKLAYDIFIDRLQKYIGQYLAVLNGADAIIFTAGIGENAVNVRSSIINGISWFGCKVDPEKNVFGVVGDISTDDSRVKVLVIPTDEELVIARDVERFKNQ
- a CDS encoding CPBP family intramembrane glutamic endopeptidase, coding for MKNIQSFVRKHPLCKNALWLLLFVPLFFLSQFPLITMVYSLQEGMDARWITILTLMVTVAVLFVFYKVIKMSPLENLDVRVITWPALGRNFLFLLLLMANNLLAYPLLKQEAGGTTANQAALNELQSHAPFLAMGMVVILVAPILEELLCRAIIPRLIFRGAEPIGYLAGALFFTYLHGPSALGEWVAYGGMSLILTWVAYRYQRIEYSICLHMTLNALAYYYPAVFLLCLLPVSRVFFHDKL
- the folP gene encoding dihydropteroate synthase, whose protein sequence is MIDNKWLSGQGTLLCGILNVTPDSFSDGGKYTSVDAAVQQARKLIQEGAQILDIGGESTRPGSHYVEIQEEIDRVVPVIKAIRKESDVLISVDTWKSQVAAAALEAGADIVNDITGFLGDPKMAAVVAEHETSAVLMFNPVMARPHHPSSTIFPSFGFEPVFSEQELQQMAQEPIQDVMWTFFDRSLAVAKAAGVQTDRIMLDPGIGFGLTKRENLLLLQELGTIHQKGYPIFLGVSRKRFVVNIIEEAGFETDPATETGFWNRDLASSHLTSIAASQGVEVVRVHDIPLHKMAASLGQAIFQAQEAADTNLKQYK
- a CDS encoding bifunctional folylpolyglutamate synthase/dihydrofolate synthase, which translates into the protein MKTKEHQLDLRWLEAYRSQDPHFGLERMEALLALRGNPHLDCRVIHVAGTNGKGSAIATLSQLLRQAGLRVGVFTSPYLIHYNDQITINGEAISDRDLQTYLDRYQQLLQAEQSRAIFQGLTEFEVMTAIAYDYFDHEELDYVIMEVGMGGRLDSTNVCQPVLTAITSIGLDHVALLGPDLASIAREKAGIIKPGIPLVLGKLEAEASQVIEGIAIQKQAPITAYDRDYQVELEASCLSGQSFSYHSSKREKASYQVALLGHHQARNAALAISICDILFERAGRELLSRELVDEALHQVVWPGRMEVVSQNPMILLDGAHNPHAVAPLIASLRELFPSQKKTILFTCIRTKALEEMLIQWQELENSRLILTTFEDPRAYSQEEIRAAAKKHQLEEVNWQEFLQNWQAKGDELLIVTGSLYFLSKVRPYLLKTEKSN
- the folE gene encoding GTP cyclohydrolase I FolE, with product MDTKKIEEAVKMIIEAVGEDENREGLQETPTRIAKMYQEIFAGLGQTAEEHLSKSFEIIDNNMVVEKDIFFHSMCEHHFLPFYGKVHIAYIPNGRVAGLSKLARTVEVYAKKPQIQERLTVEIADALMEYLGAQGALVWVEAEHMCMNMRGVRKPGTATVTTAARGLLATDKDLKNEAYKLMGH
- the folK gene encoding 2-amino-4-hydroxy-6-hydroxymethyldihydropteridine diphosphokinase, with protein sequence MDQLRIKDLEVYAYHGVFPAEKELGQRFVLDLWIDYEMTRAARTGDLEASIHYGILAEQLTEWMQVEKIDLIETVAFQLVQKIFESYAFVEKVRLELKKPWAPVPLPLETCSVTIEREKKRAFIGLGTNMGDKQLQLETALEKIKDRGIRLLQTSTRIETEPWGGVEQDTFLNQVAEVETWMTPEDLLETLLAIEQEMGRVREIKWGPRVIDLDLLYMEDTICYSPNLILPHPYVAERAFVLESLNEIAPHFVDPVQRKPIRQLWEAVK